DNA from Mycolicibacterium alvei:
GCTCGACCAAAGTGGTCCGACGGTCAGCCAGACGGTATCGCGGATGGAACGCGACGGTCTGCTGCACGTCGCGGGCGACCGCCATCTGGAGCTGACCGACAAGGGTCGAGCCCTCGCGGTGGCCGTGATGCGCAAGCACCGACTGGCCGAGCGGTTGCTCGTCGATGTGATCGGGTTGCCGTGGGAAGAGGTCCACGCCGAAGCATGCCGGTGGGAGCACGTAATGAGCGAGGACGTGGAGCGGCGCCTGGTGCAGGTGCTCGACAACCCCACTACCTCGCCGTTCGGTAACCCCATCCCGGGCCTGACGGACCTCGGCGTCGGTGCGGCGCGCTACGACGATGTCAGCCTGGTCCGGCTCACCGAACTCCCGGTCGGATTGCCGGTCGCCGTGGTGGTCCGCCAGCTCACCGAACACGTGCAGGGCGACACCGAGCTCATCGGCCGACTCAAGGACGCCGGCGTGGTGCCGAATGCGCGGGTCACCGTCGAGGCCAACGACCACGGGGGTGTGATGATCGTGATCCCGGGACACGAGCAGGTCGAACTTCCCCATCACATGGCCCACGCGGTTCGCGTCGAGAAGGTCTAGCCACTCAACCGGCCCTGCGCCGCCACGTCCGTCGAGGCGGCAATTGCACACCGAGCTGTTCGGCCAGCCGATAGCCGGTGACCGCCAGCTCCCGAATCCGCTCCGGTCGCATGCCCGCCTGCAGCGCGGTGTCGAGCATGCCGGCCATCCGGTGCGTCGGCCGCGCCTCCAACGCGGCGTCGAGCGATACCCCGGCCAGCGGTCCGTCACCCCGGGCGTAAGCGGAAAAGGCCAGCAGGACAAGCGCTTCGGCACGCCACGGGTCGGGTAGATTGCGGGCCAACAGCGCCCACAGCGCTTCGGCCTGCTCGGCGCGCTCCCCGACCGCCAGCGCATAGAGCGTGTCGCGGACCCTGGGATCGGACAATCCGACGGCCAACCGCGCCAACTCGGCGTCAGCGGGTCGATCTCCCTCGGCGATCTGCACCGCCGCCCGCATCGTGGCCTCGACATCACCGCGCACCTCGACGTCGGGCCGGGTTTCCTGATATCCAGGCCGCTGCGCCACGAGAGCCAACGGCCGTTTCATCGAGTCACAGGCGACCGGATCCGGCCGGATCACCTGCAGCAGCTCATCCCGACTCGCATAGAGCCGACGACCGTCCAGCACCGCCGCGGCCGCCAGCGGCGAAGCCCCCGGGTCATCCACCCACCCCTGTTCGCCACAACCGTCGGCGCAGTGCCAGGACCCACCGGGGGCCACCTTGTCCACCACATGTGCGGCGTAGAGGACGATGCCGTCTGCGGCAAGGGCCTGGTCCAACACCGCCGCCAAGTCGCGGTAGCGGTCATCGCACACCCGGCAGTCCCTACTCTCGTCGTCCACCACCACGGCGATCACCGCATCCGCTCCTGCAGTGGCCGCGAGGTCAACCAGGTGCTCGACGCGTCCGGTCATGTCATCGGCAAGATCGGCGCGCATGACGCAGCCCAGCTCGCCCCGGTCGACGGTGACCAGGACGAGGCTCTTGTGGGGGACGAAGCCGAGCACCGCGGGCAGCGCGGCGATCAGCGCACCGGGGCGGTTGAGGTGGAAGTCGAACTCTGGCGAGGAAGGCGATGGTGTGGTCATGGCCCGACGGTGCCAACGTGTGCCGTCACGAACTGCTGCCCGACCGGGCGGTGGCAGCCGGTTGGGGATGGATCCTGCGCTGGGGACAGCCCGGTCGACTAGCAGTCGGATTCGGGGGCAGCGGGCGCCGCGTCGCCGGGCCCGCCGGCCTCGGCACGGGTCAGCAACCGGGCGATCCGATCGTCGAAGCGCGGTGAATAGGACACGTCGTCGTCGCAGCCGCCACCGTCGAGTCCGCCGACCAACCCGGTCACCGTTGCCCCGGAAACCCATGGGGCACCGCTGAAACCATCGGTCAGGCCCGCGCAGGCCAGGGACGGAAACCCCTGCGGTGACGACTCGACCGCACCTTGACAGGCCAGCGGGCTACCGCCCTCACCCATCGGGTAACCGGTCACCGTCACCGGGTTTCCCGACCCAGGGGCCGACCCGAGGACCAGTCCGCCGCCAGCCGCGGACATCAGGCTCGCGCCGGAATCCCCGGTCACCCGCACGATGGCGTAATCGGCTTCGGGATCTTGGTCGGCCAGCCAGCGCGGATCCAGGTACACCGTGCTGACGTGCCAGGTATCGCCGGCGCCGGCACCGAAACCGGGGACGAAGGTGGTGTCGACACCGTCGAGCAGACAGTGCGCAGCCGTCAGGATGAGGTCGGCCGACACGGTTGCCAAGACCGAGCCGCTACAGGTGTGCGTCGTAGTGTCGCCCAGGAACAACGCCCCCACCCGCCGATCCGGCGTCACCGATTCGACGCCGGCTTGCGACAGCGCACTGGCCGCGGCCGCCGAGCTGGGCGGGACCGACGTGGGAGGGCCGGCCGCTCCGCCGGTGGTGGTGCCCGGGACCGTGCACGCCACGGCCCCGGCAGCCAGCATGGCCGCCGCGACGGCGAACTTCGTGATCCGGGTCCCGCGCATCCTCACGATTTTGCCCCACCGCGGGGATCACCGCCGGAATGCCTGCTCCGGCCCGGCGCGTTCGAACGCGCAAGCGGGGCGGAACGAACCCGCCGTCCGGGTATGCGGGACACTAGGTGACACGGCGGTAGGCCGTCACCGCGTCCTACCGCAGCGAGGAGACGAAGCGAGATGACCGACAACAGCGACACCCCCGATCAGCACTACCAACCCGACCAGAGCGGCATGTACGAGCTCGAGTTCCCGGCTCCGCAGCTGTCGGCGTCCGATGGCCGCGGCCCGGTGCTGATCCATGCCCTGGAGGGGTTCTCCGATGCCGGTCACGCGATCCGACTGGCCGCCGAGCATCTGAAGGACACCCTCGACACCGAACTGGTGGCCTCCTTCGCCATCGACGAGCTGCTCGACTATCGGTCGCGCCGGCCGCTGATGACGTTCAAGACCGACCGTTTCACCAGTTACGAAGAACCCGCGCTGAATCTGTACGCGCTCCGTGACAACGCGGGGACGCCGTTTCTGCTGTTGGCCGGGCTGGAGCCGGACCTGCGGTGGGAACGGTTCATCACCGCGGTGCGACTGCTCTGCGGGCAACTGGGCGTGCGACAGGTGATCGGGCTGGGCGCCATTCCGATGGCGGTGCCCCACACCCGCCCGGTCATGCTCACGGCGCACGCCAACAACAAGGATCTGATCCTCGACCACACCCCGTGGGTCGGCGAAGTCCAAGTTCCGGCGAGCGTTTCCAACCTGCTCGAATACCGCATGGCCCAGCACGGACATGAGGTGGTGGGCTACACGGTGCACGTACCGCACTACCTGGCCCAGACGGCCTATCCGCCGGCCGCCGAGGCGTTGTTGTCCGAAGTGGCCCGGACCGGTTCGCTAGAACTGCCGCTGGGCAAACTTTCCGAGGCCGGAGCCGAGGTGTACGGCAAGATCAACGAGCAGGTGGAGGCCAGCACCGAGGTCGCTCAGGTGGTGACCGGGCTGGAGCGCCAGTACGATGCGTTCGTTGCCGCACAGGAAAATCGGTCTCTGCTGGCGCGCGACGAGGAACTGCCCAGCGGTGACGAGTTGGGAGCCGAGTTCGAACGGTTCCTCGCCCAGCAGACCGGTGACAAGCACAAAGACGACAGGTACAAGGACGGACGGGACGGCTTCGGCGACGGCTTCCCGAACGGCGACAACCACTCATAGGCAGCCCGACGCCGGGCCGAGGGCGAGGTTGACCAGCATGACCGAGCGCAAACCCCATCTGCGGACCGTTCGCGAGCACACCCCGACTCTCGAATACCGCAGGATCCACGGATATCGGCGGGCGTTCCGCATCGCCGGATCCGGTCCGGCGATCCTGCTGATCCACGGCATCGGTGACAACTCCACCACCTGGCACACCGTGCAATCGGCGCTGGCCCAGCGGTTCACCGTGATCGCCCCGGATCTGCTCGGCCACGGTAGTTCCGACAAACCCCGGGCGGACTATTCGGTCGCGGCCTACGCCAACGGCATGCGCGACCTACTCAGCGTGCTCGACATCGACCGGGTGACCGTGGTCGGTCATTCGCTCGGCGGTGGCGTGGCCATGCAGTTCGCCTACCAATTCCCGCAGTTGGTGGATCGTCTCATCCTCGTGGGCGCCGGTGGAGTCACCAAGGAAGTGAATGTGGCACTGCGGGTCGCGTCACTCCCGATGGGCAGTGAGGCACTGGCCCTGCTGAGAATCCCCCTGGTGCTACCCGCGTTACAACTGTTCGGTCGGGCCGCAGGCACGCTGTTGGGCTCAGCCGGGCTCGGCCACGACATTCCGGACATGCTGCGGGTCCTGGCAGATCTGCCGGAGCCGACGGCGTCCTCGGCATTCGCTCGGACGTTGCGCGCTGTGGTGGACTGGCGTGGTCAGGTGGTGACGATGCTGGATCGCTGTTACCTGACCGAATCCGTTCCGGTCCAGTTGATCTGGGGTGAACGAGATTCGGTCATCCCGGTCAGCCACGCCCAGATGGCACACGCCGCAATGCCCGGTTCCCGGTTGGAGATCTTCAAGGGAGCCGGGCACTTTCCGTTCCGCACCGATCCCGACCGCTTCGTCGAGGTCATCGAACGCTTCATCGACTCGACCGAACCGTCGGTGTACGACCAGGATCGGCTGCGCAGCCTCCTGCGTGACGGCAGGAGCGCATCGGCGATCAGCGGGCCCTTCGACACTCAGCTTGCGGTGCTCGACGCGATGGACGCAGACGAGCGCAGCGCCACCTGACCCGAGCCGCGACGTAGCATCGAATCATGGCCATCGGCGTCACCGTCCTGCGGGTATTCACCGACTCAGACGGCAGGTACGGCAATCCGCTCGGCGTGGTAGACAACAGCACTGTCGCTCCTGCCGATCGCCAGCGAATCGCGACCGAATTGGGCTACAGCGAAACGGTATTCATCGATCTGCCGTCGCCGGGCGGCAACTCGGCCGTGGCCCACATCTTCACCCCGGTCTCCGAACTGCCGTTCGCGGGGCACCCCACGGTGGGCGCAGCGTGGTGGCTGCGCGAAACCGGATCGCCGGTCAATACATTGCGGGTGCCGGCCGGGATCATCCAGGTGGAATACGACGGTGATCGCGCGGTGGTCAATGCCCGCTCGGAATGGGCCCCGGAGTTCGCAATCCACAACTTGCCTTCCGTCGAGGAACTACTTGCCGCCGATCCCGATGATTTCGCCGAGGCCGACGAGAACTATCTGTGGGCTTGGATCGATGAGGCGCACGGCACGCTGCGAGCCAGATCGTTCGCTCCGCACCTGGGAATCCCCGAGGACGAGGCCACCGGAGCCGCGGCGGTACGGATGACGGATTACCTCAGCCGGGATCTGACGATCATCCAGGGGAAGGGTTCGGTGATCGAGACCCGCTGGAGTCCGGAGGGCTGGGTTCGTCTCGCCGGCCACGTCGTCAATGACGGCACCACGCGAGTGGGTTGATCTACGCCTCTACGCCTCGGCGCCGCGATGCGCCCGTAGCGCCTCGATCTCGCGTTCGAAGTCCTCGGCCGACGAGAACGACCGGTACACCGAGGCGAATCTCAGGTAGGCGACCTCGTCCAACTCGCGGAGCGGTCCGAGAATCGCCAAGCCGACCTCATTGCTGGGGATCTCCGGCGTGCCGAGCCCCCGGACGGCATCCTCGACCTTCTGCGCCAAAACATTGAGTGCATCATCGTCGACCTGCCTGCCCTGACAGGACCGGCGCACGCCACGGATGACTTTCTCCCGGCTGAAGGGCTCGGTCACGCCGCTGCGCTTCACCACAGCCAGCACCGCGGTCTCCACGGTGGTGAACCGACGTCCGCACTCCGGGCATGATCGCCGGCGCCGAATGGCCTGGCCCTCGTCGGCCTCCCGGGAATCGACGACGCGCGAATCAGGATGACGGCAGAACGGACAGTGCATTACCGCTCCTTCGTCATACCGCCGGACAACTAGTTCGAGCGTCCTTGAGCGTACCCGCGATGCCCGCGGGAGACTCACCGCCGGGTCCAGTGGCATGTAGGGACTCACTCCGACGCCGGCCAGTGTGGCTGCCGGCCAGGACGATTCAGCAGGCATCGGGCTGCTCAGCCCACCGGCGCGAGCAGCGTCTGCCCGGGGTCGACTGCTGCGGATTCCAGTTGGTTGAGGTCACGGATCTGCTCGACGACCCGGGACACCGGGGCATCCGGGGCGACCCTGCGCGCCACCTGCTGCAGCGTCTCCCCCGATTTCACCTGGACCACCGCAAGCTCGGTCGGCTCCGGGCTCTCGATCCCCATCACCCCACCGAACTGGGCCACGAGGCCCAGCCACACCGTGATGCCGGCGGCGACCAGGGCCAGCAACACCGTGGTCACCGGCGTGATGGGCCGACTGCGATGGGATGCGCGCGACATCAGCACTCCGGTTCCGCGGTAGCGGACCGTGCCGGCAGCGGGGCGGTCCGGGGCCGGGCGTTGCACCCGGCGGACCGGCCTGGCCGCACCGCTACCGAAGGTGGCGCTGCCCTTCGCACCTACAGCACCGGCAGTGCCGGCACCGCCCCGAACCCTGGCGCGCTGCGGTGGCGACTGGGGCACGGCCCGAGCCGCGCGGGAACGGCTATCGGCGGGGATATCGATGATCGCCATCTGACTGCCTTTCGGTGGGACGGATTCGCTCTTGTGTTCGAATGTACTCGCTCAGGTGTTCGATTGATAGAACATGTGATCGAACTGTTGCCAAACGATAGAGCAGGGCACCGACGACTCCGGGGTCGCCGATCCCGCACCCGGGCCGGAAACACCCGTCGCGCACCCCACCACGCGGCCCCACCAGCAGACACGCCCACAACACGCGTCGAACACATGTTTGATTAATGTTCGATCAACGACTACATTCGGCCCCATGAGCGACGATCGCAGCAGGGACGGCAGCACCGACAGCCCGGCCGGATCGGACGGCGCCGGCCCACGCCGAACCGAAGGGCTCACCGACCGGCAACGCACCATTCTCGACGTGATCCGCGCGTCGGTGAGCAGTCGCGGCTACCCGCCGAGCATCCGCGAGATCGGCGATGCGGTCGGGTTGACCTCGACTTCGTCGGTCGCCCACCAGTTGCGCACCCTGGAACGCAAGGGCTACCTGCGTCGGGATCCCAACCGCCCGCGCGCGGTCGACGTACGTGTCGCCGACGATCCGTCGCCCACCGCTCTGGTGTCCACCGACGTGGCCGGTTCCGATGCGCTTCCCGAGCCGACCTTCGTGCCGGTGCTCGGGCGTATCGCCGCGGGCGGTCCCATCCTGGCCGAACAGGCCGTCGAGGACGTCTTCCCGCTACCGCGCGAACTGGTCGGCGAAGGGTCGCTGTTCCTGCTCAAGGTCGTCGGCGACTCGATGGTCGATGCCGCCATCTGCGACGGCGACTGGGTGGTCGTGCGCCAGCAGAGTGTGGCCGACAACGGAGACATCGTGGCAGCCATGATCGACGGCGAAGCCACGGTCAAGACGTTCAAGCGGACCCGCGGTCAGGTCTGGCTGATGCCGCACAACCCGGCATATGAGCCGATCCCCGGCAACGACGCCGCGGTGCTCGGCAAGGTTGTCACCGTGATCCGCAAGATCTGACCGTCCGGCGGGCCCGGTTGCACCGGATGGCGGCCCGGGCCCTACCGCTCAATCCGTGCGCACGAATCCGTTCGTACGGGCGAATTCCTCACTGGCAAACCAGATCTCGGCCACTGCATCGTCGTACTCACTGCTGTCGGG
Protein-coding regions in this window:
- a CDS encoding metal-dependent transcriptional regulator yields the protein MNDLVDTTEMYLRTIYDLEEEGVVPLRARIAERLDQSGPTVSQTVSRMERDGLLHVAGDRHLELTDKGRALAVAVMRKHRLAERLLVDVIGLPWEEVHAEACRWEHVMSEDVERRLVQVLDNPTTSPFGNPIPGLTDLGVGAARYDDVSLVRLTELPVGLPVAVVVRQLTEHVQGDTELIGRLKDAGVVPNARVTVEANDHGGVMIVIPGHEQVELPHHMAHAVRVEKV
- a CDS encoding DUF4192 domain-containing protein — protein: MTTPSPSSPEFDFHLNRPGALIAALPAVLGFVPHKSLVLVTVDRGELGCVMRADLADDMTGRVEHLVDLAATAGADAVIAVVVDDESRDCRVCDDRYRDLAAVLDQALAADGIVLYAAHVVDKVAPGGSWHCADGCGEQGWVDDPGASPLAAAAVLDGRRLYASRDELLQVIRPDPVACDSMKRPLALVAQRPGYQETRPDVEVRGDVEATMRAAVQIAEGDRPADAELARLAVGLSDPRVRDTLYALAVGERAEQAEALWALLARNLPDPWRAEALVLLAFSAYARGDGPLAGVSLDAALEARPTHRMAGMLDTALQAGMRPERIRELAVTGYRLAEQLGVQLPPRRTWRRRAG
- a CDS encoding trypsin-like serine peptidase yields the protein MRGTRITKFAVAAAMLAAGAVACTVPGTTTGGAAGPPTSVPPSSAAAASALSQAGVESVTPDRRVGALFLGDTTTHTCSGSVLATVSADLILTAAHCLLDGVDTTFVPGFGAGAGDTWHVSTVYLDPRWLADQDPEADYAIVRVTGDSGASLMSAAGGGLVLGSAPGSGNPVTVTGYPMGEGGSPLACQGAVESSPQGFPSLACAGLTDGFSGAPWVSGATVTGLVGGLDGGGCDDDVSYSPRFDDRIARLLTRAEAGGPGDAAPAAPESDC
- a CDS encoding proteasome assembly chaperone family protein gives rise to the protein MTDNSDTPDQHYQPDQSGMYELEFPAPQLSASDGRGPVLIHALEGFSDAGHAIRLAAEHLKDTLDTELVASFAIDELLDYRSRRPLMTFKTDRFTSYEEPALNLYALRDNAGTPFLLLAGLEPDLRWERFITAVRLLCGQLGVRQVIGLGAIPMAVPHTRPVMLTAHANNKDLILDHTPWVGEVQVPASVSNLLEYRMAQHGHEVVGYTVHVPHYLAQTAYPPAAEALLSEVARTGSLELPLGKLSEAGAEVYGKINEQVEASTEVAQVVTGLERQYDAFVAAQENRSLLARDEELPSGDELGAEFERFLAQQTGDKHKDDRYKDGRDGFGDGFPNGDNHS
- a CDS encoding alpha/beta fold hydrolase — translated: MTERKPHLRTVREHTPTLEYRRIHGYRRAFRIAGSGPAILLIHGIGDNSTTWHTVQSALAQRFTVIAPDLLGHGSSDKPRADYSVAAYANGMRDLLSVLDIDRVTVVGHSLGGGVAMQFAYQFPQLVDRLILVGAGGVTKEVNVALRVASLPMGSEALALLRIPLVLPALQLFGRAAGTLLGSAGLGHDIPDMLRVLADLPEPTASSAFARTLRAVVDWRGQVVTMLDRCYLTESVPVQLIWGERDSVIPVSHAQMAHAAMPGSRLEIFKGAGHFPFRTDPDRFVEVIERFIDSTEPSVYDQDRLRSLLRDGRSASAISGPFDTQLAVLDAMDADERSAT
- a CDS encoding PhzF family phenazine biosynthesis protein, with product MAIGVTVLRVFTDSDGRYGNPLGVVDNSTVAPADRQRIATELGYSETVFIDLPSPGGNSAVAHIFTPVSELPFAGHPTVGAAWWLRETGSPVNTLRVPAGIIQVEYDGDRAVVNARSEWAPEFAIHNLPSVEELLAADPDDFAEADENYLWAWIDEAHGTLRARSFAPHLGIPEDEATGAAAVRMTDYLSRDLTIIQGKGSVIETRWSPEGWVRLAGHVVNDGTTRVG
- the nrdR gene encoding transcriptional regulator NrdR codes for the protein MHCPFCRHPDSRVVDSREADEGQAIRRRRSCPECGRRFTTVETAVLAVVKRSGVTEPFSREKVIRGVRRSCQGRQVDDDALNVLAQKVEDAVRGLGTPEIPSNEVGLAILGPLRELDEVAYLRFASVYRSFSSAEDFEREIEALRAHRGAEA
- a CDS encoding LysM peptidoglycan-binding domain-containing protein — its product is MAIIDIPADSRSRAARAVPQSPPQRARVRGGAGTAGAVGAKGSATFGSGAARPVRRVQRPAPDRPAAGTVRYRGTGVLMSRASHRSRPITPVTTVLLALVAAGITVWLGLVAQFGGVMGIESPEPTELAVVQVKSGETLQQVARRVAPDAPVSRVVEQIRDLNQLESAAVDPGQTLLAPVG
- the lexA gene encoding transcriptional repressor LexA, producing the protein MSDDRSRDGSTDSPAGSDGAGPRRTEGLTDRQRTILDVIRASVSSRGYPPSIREIGDAVGLTSTSSVAHQLRTLERKGYLRRDPNRPRAVDVRVADDPSPTALVSTDVAGSDALPEPTFVPVLGRIAAGGPILAEQAVEDVFPLPRELVGEGSLFLLKVVGDSMVDAAICDGDWVVVRQQSVADNGDIVAAMIDGEATVKTFKRTRGQVWLMPHNPAYEPIPGNDAAVLGKVVTVIRKI